The following proteins come from a genomic window of Synechococcus sp. BIOS-E4-1:
- a CDS encoding glycosyltransferase family 2 protein, translating to MPSSLLLLALWLAQALLVFAFSQRLRGLRRSSDPASLPEGAWPPLEVVLCLRGADACLPRLLEALAAQTYPAPWRLQVVVDSDQDPAWAMISPWRAHEDAAWAELRCCTLLQRPGQGSLKCAALSQAFSQIHPSSALVVLLDADIRFPANGLERCALSCLQPGVGAISGNRWFSPPAPSLGALHWSSWTRAVWNAGAVVLMTLLQIPWGGTLCVRRELVEAGDWSELLKRGLCEDTGLLGPLRQLGLGYRFEPSLLMLDPDPAQPMLPLGRWITRQLLTARLHHPAWPLVAFHGLSSVLLLAFALFQGAWLAVLIYELGCVCLLCWIQVLLRPQDPVRIWGWIVGLLSGQLVDGLATLAAVFTRHVSWRGVDYALHLRPSRVVLRRDRGVEV from the coding sequence ATGCCATCCTCGTTGTTGCTGTTGGCCCTATGGCTTGCGCAAGCCCTGCTTGTCTTTGCCTTCAGCCAACGTTTGCGGGGTTTGCGTCGCTCGTCCGATCCAGCATCTCTTCCTGAAGGTGCTTGGCCTCCCTTGGAAGTGGTGTTGTGTTTGCGCGGTGCTGATGCCTGCCTGCCGCGGTTGCTGGAGGCGTTGGCTGCTCAGACCTATCCAGCTCCCTGGCGCTTGCAGGTGGTGGTAGATAGCGATCAGGATCCTGCCTGGGCCATGATTAGTCCATGGCGAGCTCATGAAGATGCAGCCTGGGCTGAGTTGCGCTGCTGCACCCTTCTTCAGCGCCCAGGCCAGGGGTCGTTGAAATGCGCAGCACTAAGCCAGGCCTTTTCTCAGATTCACCCCAGCAGCGCTTTGGTTGTGCTTCTGGATGCCGATATTCGTTTCCCAGCCAACGGCCTGGAACGTTGTGCGCTCTCTTGCCTCCAACCAGGAGTGGGTGCCATCTCTGGGAATCGTTGGTTTAGTCCCCCTGCACCCAGCTTGGGCGCTCTTCATTGGAGCAGCTGGACGCGAGCCGTTTGGAATGCAGGTGCTGTGGTGCTGATGACGCTCCTGCAGATTCCCTGGGGCGGCACCCTTTGCGTTCGTCGTGAGCTGGTGGAGGCCGGTGATTGGAGCGAGCTTTTAAAGCGTGGGTTGTGTGAAGACACGGGTTTGCTTGGTCCATTGCGGCAGTTGGGGTTGGGCTACCGCTTTGAACCAAGCCTGCTGATGCTGGATCCCGATCCAGCCCAGCCCATGCTGCCGTTGGGCCGTTGGATCACCCGTCAATTGCTCACAGCTCGCCTGCATCACCCCGCTTGGCCACTGGTGGCCTTCCATGGCCTGAGCAGCGTGCTGTTGTTGGCGTTTGCTTTGTTTCAAGGAGCCTGGTTAGCAGTGCTGATCTATGAGCTGGGATGTGTGTGCCTGCTCTGCTGGATCCAAGTTCTGCTGCGCCCTCAGGACCCTGTTCGGATTTGGGGTTGGATCGTGGGACTGCTCTCCGGACAATTGGTGGATGGACTGGCCACCTTGGCGGCCGTGTTCACGCGCCATGTTTCATGGCGTGGTGTCGACTATGCCTTGCATCTCAGGCCATCTCGCGTGGTGCTTCGCAGAGACCGGGGTGTTGAGGTTTAG
- a CDS encoding SRPBCC family protein, producing MTIQPHLRSTLLGLGIVLTHLPTTPADAAQATSIQIQQSGNTRTAVMTLPVSPARAWTVLTNYVATGEAMPDISKVQILSRQGNLIRMRQTYQAPYTFGLTISATLAVKESPKTAINFHMLNGDRIRKLNGSWTITPTPTGTRLRHSITLVPELPGMLQPVFAELTRNSLRESMQRLSGLMQANN from the coding sequence ATGACCATCCAGCCTCACCTGCGATCAACATTGCTCGGGCTGGGGATCGTGCTGACACATCTACCAACAACGCCAGCGGATGCTGCGCAAGCAACGTCGATCCAGATCCAACAGTCAGGCAACACCCGTACGGCTGTCATGACACTGCCGGTGTCACCAGCGCGTGCCTGGACAGTGCTCACGAACTATGTCGCCACGGGAGAGGCGATGCCTGACATCAGCAAGGTCCAGATTCTGAGTCGTCAAGGCAATCTGATTCGCATGCGCCAGACCTATCAAGCGCCGTACACCTTTGGCTTGACGATCAGCGCAACCCTGGCCGTGAAAGAAAGCCCAAAAACGGCGATCAACTTTCACATGCTCAATGGCGATCGCATTCGCAAGCTCAATGGCAGCTGGACGATCACGCCAACACCAACGGGAACGCGTCTGCGTCACAGCATCACCCTGGTTCCTGAGCTGCCAGGCATGCTGCAACCGGTCTTCGCTGAACTCACTCGCAACAGCTTGCGTGAATCGATGCAACGCCTCAGTGGGCTGATGCAGGCCAACAACTAA
- a CDS encoding cytochrome P450, whose amino-acid sequence MAITPPWPKPLPYTANVLRRLKRGWSSWFGLLNEWDFRIALGELNLLGLRVFLVNDRTLLRRVLVQEVEAFPKHPYTLWILEPLIGRAIFSVNGDEWARQRRLVDQAFQVAQLEQVFPAMEAAKDAMLQRLVQQLSEQGDCGQQGAGIDIEAAMTWVTADVIVRTILSRPVQEGEARVVFEAFGRYQRKAARALILRFARLPRRWVQRSLTRDALVIRHWIQGVIEERLAQPETVVKDLLGALLAAVDPQTGTSFTAEELVDQICFLFLAGHETSASALSSACWLLALDQEAQGQLHAEVASLPETVTHQSLRQLRYGAAVFQETLRLYPPVSFFIRERVNEDTDFSVPSMECPQQAPAISRCPVGSLLTFSPWVIHRHDDYWPEPHQFRPERFLDGSATNQEILCRKEAWLPYGLGPRKCPGAAFAQQEALLVLAELIKHFQLFPGSENSGPQWTGRLTLRSASGVVLRLVPRSPVKNR is encoded by the coding sequence ATGGCCATTACACCCCCTTGGCCAAAACCCTTGCCCTACACCGCCAATGTGTTGCGGCGCCTGAAGCGGGGATGGAGCAGTTGGTTTGGTTTGCTCAATGAATGGGATTTCCGCATCGCTCTCGGTGAGCTCAATCTTCTGGGCCTGAGAGTGTTTTTGGTGAATGATCGAACACTGCTCAGGCGCGTGCTTGTGCAGGAGGTGGAGGCCTTCCCGAAGCACCCCTACACGCTGTGGATTCTTGAACCTCTGATTGGCCGAGCGATTTTTTCTGTCAATGGAGACGAATGGGCACGCCAGAGGCGCTTGGTTGATCAGGCGTTTCAGGTGGCCCAGTTGGAGCAGGTGTTTCCTGCGATGGAGGCTGCAAAAGACGCCATGTTGCAGCGGCTTGTGCAGCAGCTCTCCGAGCAAGGCGATTGCGGCCAGCAAGGAGCTGGAATCGATATCGAAGCAGCGATGACCTGGGTCACCGCTGATGTGATCGTGCGCACAATCCTCAGCAGACCGGTGCAGGAGGGAGAAGCGCGTGTGGTGTTTGAGGCCTTTGGGCGCTATCAACGCAAGGCCGCCCGGGCACTGATCTTGCGTTTTGCGCGCTTGCCACGGCGTTGGGTGCAGCGCTCGCTGACACGCGATGCGCTGGTGATTCGCCATTGGATCCAAGGCGTGATCGAGGAGCGACTCGCGCAGCCTGAGACTGTTGTGAAGGATCTGCTGGGTGCCCTGCTTGCCGCCGTGGATCCTCAAACCGGTACTTCCTTCACGGCCGAGGAATTGGTGGATCAGATTTGCTTCCTGTTTCTGGCCGGTCATGAAACCTCAGCCAGTGCCTTGAGCAGTGCCTGTTGGCTGTTGGCTCTGGATCAAGAGGCTCAAGGCCAGTTGCATGCAGAGGTGGCATCTCTCCCTGAGACTGTGACGCACCAAAGCTTGAGGCAGTTGCGCTATGGAGCTGCGGTGTTTCAGGAAACCTTGCGCCTCTATCCGCCGGTGAGTTTCTTTATTCGTGAACGCGTCAATGAAGACACCGACTTCTCGGTTCCATCGATGGAATGCCCGCAGCAAGCTCCCGCGATCAGTCGTTGTCCGGTTGGATCGTTGTTGACGTTTTCGCCTTGGGTGATTCATCGCCATGACGACTACTGGCCGGAACCTCACCAATTCCGTCCCGAACGTTTTCTGGATGGCAGCGCGACGAATCAGGAGATTCTTTGCCGCAAAGAAGCTTGGCTCCCCTATGGCCTAGGTCCGCGCAAATGCCCCGGAGCCGCGTTTGCCCAACAGGAAGCCTTGTTGGTGCTGGCTGAACTCATCAAGCACTTTCAGCTCTTCCCTGGAAGTGAGAACTCAGGCCCTCAATGGACTGGAAGGCTTACGTTGCGCAGTGCATCGGGTGTTGTGTTGAGGCTTGTTCCGAGATCACCGGTTAAAAACCGATGA
- a CDS encoding Wzz/FepE/Etk N-terminal domain-containing protein, translated as MTKNPSSSQTVNVASAQADDEIDLRQVAGALLRHKFLIAKIAAATLVLSGLYAFTRNPVWEGQFQIVLQNETETSSRAMSLLQSNPGLANLIGVGAGSSDLETEVQILESPSVLKPIFDFVKIQKAKSGEDVSKWRYKNWVEDNLSIELEKGTSVLNLEYRDTDKELVLPVINRISKAYQSYSGRDRAKGISQAISYLDEQIGIYQNKSVTSLKTAQNFAIEQDLTALQGDGESDNEIKNAINIEAIRVQAANEIRNINEQLKQLNQLNDNPETLMYLGRNIPELASQGLPQTLDQLDTQLALLRAKYTDKDDSIRRLLERRRLLIEVFKRQTYGYLYAQRTAAEARLAAAERPKGVLIKYRELLRTAARDEATLTRLEAERQVFALEQARNEEPWELISTPTLLDNPVAPRKKRMMALGLLAGIVLGSGVSLVVDRRTGLVFSTDELQSLLPCPLLKHLSAMAQDTWTDAADLLASGPLAETGGNTAIALIPLGNIPSDQLQAFSEELSRALKGRDLVVSADLRKTSECATQLLLAAPGVVTRTQLSQFSQKLALQGAPLAGWVLLDPELDLG; from the coding sequence ATGACAAAGAATCCTTCCTCAAGCCAAACAGTGAATGTTGCAAGCGCTCAAGCTGACGACGAAATTGATCTAAGGCAAGTTGCCGGAGCATTGTTGCGCCACAAATTTTTAATTGCAAAAATTGCTGCGGCCACTCTTGTGCTGTCAGGCCTTTACGCATTTACTCGAAATCCCGTTTGGGAAGGTCAGTTTCAGATCGTGCTCCAAAATGAAACAGAGACATCTAGTCGGGCAATGTCTCTGCTGCAGTCTAACCCAGGATTAGCCAATCTGATTGGCGTAGGAGCTGGTTCCAGCGACTTGGAGACTGAAGTGCAGATTCTTGAAAGCCCTTCAGTTTTGAAACCCATTTTTGATTTCGTCAAAATCCAAAAAGCCAAATCAGGCGAAGATGTCAGTAAGTGGCGATATAAAAACTGGGTTGAAGACAACTTATCAATCGAACTGGAAAAAGGCACATCAGTTCTCAATCTTGAATATCGCGATACTGACAAAGAACTTGTTCTGCCCGTAATCAATCGTATTTCCAAGGCTTACCAGAGCTACTCGGGCCGAGATAGAGCAAAGGGGATTAGCCAGGCCATCAGTTACCTCGACGAGCAGATCGGCATATATCAAAATAAAAGTGTTACATCTTTAAAAACAGCTCAAAACTTCGCTATCGAACAAGACCTCACCGCCCTCCAAGGGGATGGCGAGAGCGACAATGAAATCAAAAATGCAATCAACATTGAAGCGATCCGAGTTCAGGCGGCCAATGAAATCCGTAATATTAACGAGCAGCTCAAGCAACTGAACCAACTCAATGACAACCCCGAAACTTTGATGTACCTCGGGCGTAATATCCCCGAGCTCGCCTCCCAGGGCCTTCCTCAAACTCTCGATCAACTCGATACTCAATTAGCTCTTCTCAGGGCCAAATACACCGACAAGGATGATTCGATTCGACGGCTCTTAGAACGACGACGACTGCTCATTGAAGTGTTCAAACGTCAGACCTACGGCTACCTCTACGCCCAGCGCACAGCAGCCGAAGCTCGACTTGCTGCGGCTGAAAGACCCAAAGGAGTGTTAATCAAATATCGAGAACTCCTGCGTACTGCAGCCCGAGATGAGGCAACTCTGACTCGGTTAGAAGCCGAACGTCAGGTTTTTGCTCTTGAGCAAGCACGCAACGAGGAACCCTGGGAGCTGATCTCAACACCAACCCTTCTCGACAACCCTGTAGCCCCTCGCAAAAAAAGAATGATGGCTCTGGGATTGCTCGCTGGAATTGTTCTCGGCAGCGGCGTATCCCTTGTTGTGGATCGCCGCACAGGACTGGTATTCAGCACTGATGAACTGCAGAGCCTGCTGCCATGTCCGCTTCTGAAGCACCTGTCTGCCATGGCACAGGACACCTGGACCGATGCAGCGGACCTGCTCGCCTCGGGCCCCCTGGCGGAAACCGGTGGAAACACTGCCATCGCCCTCATCCCCTTGGGCAACATTCCAAGTGACCAACTACAAGCTTTTAGCGAAGAGCTAAGCCGCGCTCTCAAAGGCCGCGATCTGGTCGTGAGTGCCGACTTGCGAAAAACAAGCGAATGCGCCACCCAACTTCTCCTCGCAGCACCAGGAGTTGTGACTCGCACCCAGCTGTCGCAATTCAGCCAAAAACTTGCTCTTCAGGGAGCTCCACTTGCCGGTTGGGTGCTGCTGGATCCTGAACTTGATCTGGGGTGA
- a CDS encoding polysaccharide biosynthesis/export family protein: protein MLKIRFLSAIAAGVLVTLPPVAVNAQQIIEIEETTNRQQPLPLEQRAQISYDAYILGPGDGLQIELLDLPELSQTTSIGPDGTLYLPRLRALYVEGLTVEELRYFLTQQFRTYVRDPQVYVRPVKYRPIRVYVGGEVRRPGYYTLSGSNDLTRISESAETNILTRGSATEIARRVMRQLPGSASQSPGANGLGTFAAVFPTVFDAIRAAQGITPYSKLAEVQVTRKRAAGLGGGRIRTNLDFLSLITEGNESQNIRLFDGDVLSVGRSSVVLKDQLLKAGQSNLSPQFLEVFVTGRVNIPGGVQVPQGSSLNQAISLAGGMKIIKGKVEFVRFNQEGTIDRRIFAYQPGAAADAPTNPVLAAGDLIRVQDSILSGAVGVLNELTGPFVGLYSVYSLFNELGQ from the coding sequence TTGCTGAAAATCCGTTTCCTATCGGCAATCGCCGCTGGCGTCTTAGTAACTCTTCCACCAGTCGCGGTGAATGCGCAGCAAATCATTGAAATCGAAGAGACAACGAATAGGCAACAACCTCTCCCACTAGAACAGCGCGCTCAGATCTCCTACGACGCCTACATTCTTGGTCCAGGTGATGGTCTTCAGATCGAGTTGCTTGATCTGCCAGAACTCAGCCAAACGACTTCGATCGGTCCCGACGGAACCCTTTACTTGCCTCGACTGCGTGCCCTTTACGTCGAGGGGCTCACAGTCGAGGAACTTCGCTACTTCCTCACGCAGCAGTTTCGTACTTATGTGAGAGACCCTCAGGTGTATGTGCGCCCAGTCAAGTACCGACCGATCCGCGTTTACGTAGGCGGAGAGGTCAGGCGACCTGGTTACTACACCCTCAGTGGGAGCAACGATCTCACTCGCATATCCGAATCAGCAGAAACCAACATTCTGACGAGAGGTAGTGCAACCGAGATCGCCCGCAGGGTCATGCGGCAGTTGCCTGGTAGTGCTTCCCAGAGCCCAGGAGCAAATGGTTTAGGGACGTTTGCAGCAGTGTTCCCCACCGTCTTTGATGCAATTCGAGCGGCGCAAGGCATCACCCCCTATTCAAAGCTCGCTGAAGTGCAGGTCACACGCAAACGGGCTGCAGGCTTAGGTGGCGGTCGCATCCGCACCAATCTTGACTTCCTTTCTCTGATCACCGAAGGGAACGAGTCGCAAAACATCCGTCTCTTTGATGGTGATGTGCTGAGCGTCGGCAGGAGTTCTGTAGTGCTGAAAGATCAACTTTTAAAAGCTGGGCAATCGAATCTCAGCCCACAATTCCTTGAAGTTTTTGTCACCGGACGCGTCAACATTCCTGGTGGCGTGCAAGTTCCTCAAGGGAGCTCTCTCAACCAGGCTATATCCTTGGCAGGGGGGATGAAAATCATTAAGGGCAAGGTGGAATTTGTGCGTTTCAACCAAGAAGGCACGATCGACAGGAGAATATTCGCTTATCAACCCGGCGCAGCTGCTGACGCACCCACCAATCCAGTTTTGGCAGCTGGTGATTTAATTCGCGTCCAGGATTCTATCTTGAGTGGAGCAGTCGGTGTATTGAATGAATTGACCGGACCATTTGTTGGGCTCTACTCCGTTTATTCACTTTTCAATGAGTTGGGCCAATGA
- the hisS gene encoding histidine--tRNA ligase, with protein MSHLQSLRGMVDLLPDQTRLWQAVEAEARAHFLRSGVEEIRTPLLEVTDLFARGIGEATDVVGKEMYSFLDRGNRSCTLRPEGTASVVRAAVQHGLLGQGAQRFWYSGPMFRYERPQAGRQRQFHQIGVEFLGVSTPRSDVEVITLAWDLLCALGVSGLQLQINSLGTLEDRLRYRQQLVDWLEVRKSQLDADSQQRLTTNPLRVLDSKNSTTQALLADAPTLLDALGEESSLRFQSVQGLLNQLAIPFQLNTRLVRGLDYYGHTAFEITSDQLGAQATVCGGGRYNGLVQQLGGPPTPAVGWALGMERLMLVLEAAASADADGVASSLMSVKAPDLYLVNRGEQAEAFALGLARQLRAAGVSVELDGSSAAFGKQFKRADRCGAAWAVVIGNDEVDSGQLRLKPLRVKGEDRLVEIDAPSQIVDVLRNRI; from the coding sequence TTGAGTCATCTGCAGAGCCTTCGAGGCATGGTTGACCTTCTGCCTGATCAGACCCGCCTTTGGCAAGCGGTGGAGGCTGAGGCTCGTGCCCATTTCTTGCGCTCTGGTGTCGAGGAGATTCGGACGCCTTTACTTGAGGTGACTGATCTTTTTGCTCGGGGGATTGGTGAAGCCACTGACGTGGTGGGTAAGGAGATGTATTCCTTCCTTGATCGTGGTAATCGTTCCTGCACGCTGCGCCCTGAGGGCACCGCCTCGGTTGTTCGAGCTGCAGTGCAACACGGCCTGCTGGGTCAGGGGGCTCAGAGGTTTTGGTATTCAGGGCCTATGTTCCGCTATGAGCGTCCTCAGGCCGGCCGTCAGCGTCAGTTTCATCAGATTGGTGTTGAATTTCTTGGAGTGAGTACCCCTCGCAGTGATGTTGAGGTGATTACGTTGGCCTGGGATCTGCTTTGTGCGCTCGGTGTGTCTGGTCTGCAACTGCAGATCAACAGCCTTGGCACTTTGGAGGATCGTCTTAGGTACCGACAACAGCTGGTGGACTGGCTTGAAGTTCGTAAGTCTCAATTGGATGCTGATTCTCAGCAGCGTTTGACGACCAATCCTTTACGCGTCCTCGATAGCAAGAACTCAACGACTCAGGCACTGCTCGCAGATGCACCCACCTTGCTGGATGCTCTAGGTGAAGAAAGTTCACTGCGTTTTCAGTCTGTGCAGGGTTTGCTGAATCAGTTGGCGATTCCTTTCCAGCTCAATACTCGGCTTGTTCGTGGCCTTGACTATTACGGCCACACGGCTTTTGAGATCACCAGCGATCAGCTCGGTGCTCAAGCAACTGTGTGCGGCGGTGGTCGATATAACGGTTTGGTGCAACAGCTGGGAGGTCCTCCCACGCCTGCAGTGGGTTGGGCGCTTGGAATGGAAAGGCTGATGCTGGTGCTGGAAGCGGCAGCATCTGCTGACGCTGATGGGGTTGCATCAAGCCTCATGTCTGTAAAAGCACCAGATCTTTATCTAGTGAACCGCGGCGAGCAAGCTGAAGCTTTCGCTTTGGGACTGGCAAGGCAGTTACGTGCTGCTGGAGTATCGGTTGAACTTGATGGCTCAAGTGCTGCTTTTGGAAAGCAGTTCAAGCGTGCAGATCGCTGTGGTGCTGCTTGGGCTGTGGTGATTGGTAATGATGAGGTTGATTCAGGTCAACTGCGACTTAAGCCATTGCGCGTGAAAGGCGAAGACCGTCTAGTTGAGATTGATGCACCTTCTCAAATTGTAGATGTCTTGCGTAACCGTATTTAG
- a CDS encoding NAD-dependent epimerase, whose amino-acid sequence MTVLVTGAAGFIGFHLSTRLLERGTPVVGFDNMNPYYDPSLKQARIEKLHACASRTGISFKLIEADLDNRQAVEAAFGTHKPQKVVNLAAQAGVRYSIENPAAYIQSNLVGFGHILEGCRHHGIEHLVYASSSSVYGGNTNLPFSEHQGVDHPVSLYAASKKANELMAHTYSHLYGLPATGLRFFTVYGPWGRPDMALFLFTKAILAGDPIKVFNNGEMVRDFTYVDDIIESLIRVLDKPAAPYPAFDTVQPDPATSWAPHRVFNIGNSNPTPLMDYIEAVENALGITATKELLPMQPGDVPATAADTSALEAWTGFKPNTPVIVGVAEFVKWYREFYSV is encoded by the coding sequence ATGACTGTCTTGGTAACCGGCGCAGCCGGCTTCATTGGCTTTCACCTGAGCACGCGACTTCTGGAGCGGGGTACACCGGTCGTTGGGTTCGACAATATGAATCCTTATTACGACCCTTCCTTGAAGCAAGCGAGGATCGAAAAGCTTCATGCCTGTGCTAGTCGAACGGGCATCAGCTTCAAGCTCATTGAGGCAGACTTGGATAACCGTCAGGCGGTGGAAGCGGCTTTCGGTACACACAAGCCCCAAAAAGTCGTGAACTTAGCGGCCCAGGCGGGGGTGCGCTACTCAATCGAGAACCCAGCGGCCTACATCCAGAGTAACTTGGTGGGTTTTGGTCATATTCTGGAAGGCTGCCGCCATCATGGTATTGAGCATTTGGTTTATGCCTCCAGCAGCTCGGTATATGGAGGAAATACCAATTTGCCTTTTTCCGAGCACCAAGGGGTGGATCACCCGGTAAGCCTTTATGCAGCCAGCAAAAAGGCTAACGAGCTGATGGCACACACGTATAGCCATCTCTACGGATTGCCTGCCACAGGCTTACGCTTTTTTACAGTGTATGGCCCTTGGGGCCGGCCAGACATGGCCTTATTCCTTTTCACCAAGGCAATTCTGGCTGGCGACCCTATCAAGGTCTTCAACAACGGAGAGATGGTGCGGGATTTCACTTATGTAGACGACATCATTGAGAGCCTGATCCGTGTGCTTGATAAGCCAGCTGCTCCCTATCCGGCTTTTGACACTGTCCAGCCTGATCCGGCCACCAGCTGGGCACCGCACAGAGTTTTTAATATCGGCAATTCCAACCCCACCCCGCTGATGGACTACATCGAGGCGGTTGAGAATGCATTGGGTATTACAGCCACTAAAGAGCTGCTGCCGATGCAGCCCGGTGATGTGCCGGCTACTGCGGCCGACACATCAGCCCTGGAAGCCTGGACGGGCTTCAAGCCCAACACTCCTGTGATAGTAGGAGTTGCTGAGTTCGTGAAGTGGTACCGCGAGTTTTACAGCGTCTGA
- a CDS encoding nucleotide sugar dehydrogenase, with protein MTTFPPINTCTVAVVGLGYVGLPLAVEFAKHQRCCRTGTALTRCVIGFDINSQRLEELRLGNDRTNETSAEELQAAGLLEFTDDPAQLAEADVFVVTVPTPIDSAKRPDLTPLKKASVMVGLALKQRRSASTSVVIYESTVYPGATEDVCVPILERESGLAFNEGFCCGYSPERINPGDNKHKLTTIIKITSGSTCSAAAWVDAFYGSIVKVGTHLAPSLKVAEAAKVIENTQRDLNIALVNELAIIFRQMEIDTLDVLEAAGTKWNFLPFRPGLVGGHCIGVDPYYLTHKAEELGYHPQVVLAGRRINDGMGRWMAEQLVLGLAQRRLSVVGARVLVLGLTFKENCPDLRNTKVVDLIQSLERYGMDVELVDPWVDPAEAQSEYGLKVNPSMQIEGKYAAVVAAVAHQQFVAIKPEQWNQLLVANGVLLDLKGIIPRELQPLRI; from the coding sequence ATGACTACTTTTCCCCCTATTAACACCTGCACCGTGGCCGTGGTCGGCCTGGGATATGTTGGCTTGCCACTAGCAGTGGAATTCGCTAAGCACCAAAGATGTTGCCGAACAGGCACTGCGCTGACTCGGTGCGTGATCGGCTTTGACATCAACAGCCAGCGGCTGGAGGAGCTGCGTCTTGGGAATGATCGCACCAATGAAACCAGTGCCGAAGAGTTGCAGGCGGCGGGGCTGCTGGAGTTCACCGATGATCCAGCTCAGCTGGCGGAAGCCGATGTATTTGTGGTTACGGTCCCTACCCCTATTGATAGCGCAAAGCGACCTGATCTGACGCCCTTAAAAAAGGCCAGTGTCATGGTAGGCCTTGCTCTGAAGCAGCGCCGCTCAGCCAGTACTTCGGTGGTGATTTACGAGAGTACGGTGTATCCGGGGGCTACTGAAGATGTCTGTGTGCCGATTCTTGAGCGCGAATCTGGACTTGCATTCAACGAGGGCTTTTGTTGTGGCTATAGCCCCGAACGCATTAACCCCGGCGATAACAAACACAAGCTCACCACAATTATAAAAATTACGAGCGGCAGCACATGCTCAGCGGCGGCTTGGGTGGATGCTTTTTACGGTTCGATCGTCAAAGTCGGCACCCACCTTGCACCAAGTCTCAAAGTAGCAGAAGCTGCCAAAGTGATTGAGAACACACAGCGGGATCTCAATATCGCTCTGGTGAACGAGCTGGCGATCATTTTTCGTCAGATGGAAATCGACACACTGGATGTACTCGAGGCAGCTGGCACCAAATGGAACTTCCTGCCATTCAGGCCTGGGCTGGTAGGTGGCCATTGCATTGGGGTGGACCCCTATTACCTCACTCACAAAGCTGAGGAGCTGGGTTATCACCCGCAGGTGGTACTGGCGGGTAGGCGCATCAACGATGGTATGGGTCGCTGGATGGCCGAGCAGTTAGTGCTGGGTCTGGCCCAGCGGCGTTTGTCGGTGGTAGGTGCGCGCGTGCTGGTGCTTGGGCTCACGTTCAAGGAAAATTGCCCGGACTTGCGTAATACCAAGGTGGTAGATCTGATCCAGAGCTTGGAGAGATATGGCATGGATGTGGAGCTGGTGGATCCCTGGGTGGATCCTGCAGAGGCTCAGTCGGAATATGGCCTGAAGGTGAATCCCTCTATGCAGATTGAGGGCAAATATGCGGCTGTGGTTGCTGCTGTGGCCCACCAACAGTTTGTTGCGATAAAGCCAGAGCAGTGGAATCAGCTGCTGGTGGCAAATGGCGTGCTGCTTGATCTCAAAGGCATCATTCCGCGAGAGCTTCAACCGCTGCGAATTTAA
- a CDS encoding acyltransferase codes for MTSGIHPKATIHPTAIVDEGARIGAGSRIWHWVHISSGAVIGEQCSFGQNVFVGNRVRIGNNVKIQNNISVYDNVTLNDDVFCGPSMVFTNVYNPRSAVSRKKEYRDTVVEQGATLGANCTIVCGTRIGRHAFIGAGAVVNRHVKPFALMVGVPARQVGWMSTYGERVDLPLSGNGEWTCPHTGDRYLLRDDQLDHFTGGSD; via the coding sequence ATGACTTCTGGTATTCATCCTAAAGCCACAATTCATCCAACGGCAATCGTAGATGAAGGAGCCAGAATTGGCGCAGGCAGTCGCATTTGGCACTGGGTTCACATTTCTTCGGGCGCTGTGATTGGTGAACAATGTTCGTTCGGTCAAAATGTATTTGTGGGTAACCGGGTGCGTATTGGCAATAATGTCAAGATCCAGAACAATATATCTGTTTATGACAACGTGACTTTGAACGATGATGTCTTCTGCGGGCCAAGCATGGTTTTCACCAACGTATATAATCCTCGCTCTGCTGTGAGTCGTAAAAAAGAGTATCGCGACACTGTGGTCGAACAGGGAGCGACGCTGGGGGCCAACTGCACGATTGTTTGCGGCACCCGCATCGGCCGCCATGCCTTCATCGGCGCGGGGGCGGTGGTGAATCGTCATGTGAAACCTTTTGCCTTGATGGTGGGGGTGCCAGCTCGACAGGTTGGCTGGATGAGTACTTACGGCGAGCGGGTAGATCTGCCCTTAAGCGGAAATGGGGAATGGACCTGTCCTCATACGGGTGATCGCTACCTGCTTAGAGATGATCAGCTTGATCACTTCACGGGAGGGTCTGATTGA